In the Streptomyces katrae genome, one interval contains:
- a CDS encoding phosphopantetheine-binding protein yields the protein MGSLGQEIAELWGQHLGGREVGVDDDFFAIGGNSLSGIKIIERVSEQYGVQLSVRDFYLAQTPARVAELIEQERTGA from the coding sequence ATGGGATCGTTGGGACAGGAAATCGCGGAGCTCTGGGGACAGCACCTGGGCGGCCGTGAGGTCGGTGTGGACGACGACTTCTTCGCGATCGGCGGCAATTCGCTGAGCGGCATCAAGATCATCGAGCGGGTGTCGGAGCAGTACGGCGTCCAGCTGTCCGTGCGCGACTTCTACCTGGCGCAGACCCCGGCCCGGGTCGCCGAACTGATCGAGCAGGAGAGGACCGGGGCGTGA
- a CDS encoding FAD-dependent monooxygenase, protein MGHTGTDADVVVAGAGPTGLMLACELRLAGVDVVVVERLAGRTGESRAGGIHSRTLEVLDQRGILDRFLAEGEPQPVGHFSGLYLDFDESESRHPYPLMILQSAVERLLEEWAGELGVQVRRSAAVSAVRQDADGVTVGLDTADGAAELRARYLVGCDGGRSTVRKLAGIGFPGTDATMTALIGDVELPGLPEDYVWVRRTAGGDYSAIAFEPGWYRVITSEYDRVADRDEPATFEQLRESLVKVAGTDFGMHSPRWVSRFNDAARQADRYRAGRVLLAGDAAHIHFPAGGQGLNMGVQDAVNLGWKLASVVRGQAPESLLDSYHDERHPVGERVLHNTRAQAALARPGAATDALREVFGSLMVFDDVNRVLRHMLTALDVRYPAGGDHPMEGRRVFDADLKTDEGVIGVYQLLHAARPVLLDLSGRAGLAGVAAGWAGRVDLVAARAEEELWPVPPVGEVPAPAALLIRPDGHVAWAADAGAEPDLAALRAALTTWFGPALAG, encoded by the coding sequence GTGGGGCATACGGGTACGGACGCGGACGTGGTCGTCGCGGGCGCGGGGCCGACGGGCCTGATGCTCGCCTGCGAGCTGCGGCTGGCGGGCGTGGACGTGGTGGTGGTCGAGCGGCTGGCCGGGCGTACGGGCGAGTCCCGGGCCGGCGGGATCCACTCGCGCACCCTGGAAGTACTCGACCAGCGCGGGATCCTGGACCGCTTCCTGGCGGAGGGCGAACCGCAGCCGGTCGGGCATTTCTCCGGCCTCTATCTGGACTTCGACGAGTCCGAGTCGAGGCACCCCTATCCGCTGATGATCCTCCAGTCCGCCGTGGAGCGGCTGCTGGAGGAGTGGGCCGGCGAGCTCGGCGTGCAGGTGCGCCGGTCGGCCGCGGTCAGCGCGGTCCGCCAGGACGCGGACGGGGTGACGGTCGGGCTGGACACGGCGGACGGGGCGGCGGAGCTGCGCGCCCGCTACCTGGTCGGCTGCGACGGCGGGCGCAGCACGGTGCGCAAGCTGGCCGGCATCGGTTTCCCCGGCACCGACGCGACGATGACGGCGCTGATCGGGGACGTGGAACTGCCCGGCCTGCCCGAGGACTACGTGTGGGTGCGGCGCACCGCGGGCGGGGACTACTCGGCGATCGCCTTCGAGCCGGGCTGGTACCGGGTGATCACCTCCGAGTACGACCGGGTCGCGGACCGCGACGAGCCGGCGACGTTCGAGCAGCTGCGCGAGTCCCTGGTCAAGGTCGCGGGCACCGATTTCGGCATGCACAGCCCCAGGTGGGTCTCGCGGTTCAACGACGCCGCGCGGCAGGCCGACCGGTACCGGGCGGGGCGGGTGCTGCTGGCGGGCGACGCCGCGCACATCCATTTCCCGGCCGGCGGCCAGGGGCTGAACATGGGGGTGCAGGACGCGGTCAACCTCGGCTGGAAGCTGGCCTCGGTGGTCCGGGGCCAGGCGCCGGAGAGCCTGCTGGACAGCTACCACGACGAGCGCCACCCGGTCGGGGAGCGCGTGCTGCACAACACCCGGGCCCAGGCGGCCCTGGCCCGCCCCGGCGCCGCGACGGACGCGCTGCGCGAGGTGTTCGGCTCGCTCATGGTCTTCGACGACGTCAACCGGGTCCTGCGGCACATGCTGACCGCGCTGGACGTCCGCTACCCGGCCGGCGGCGACCATCCGATGGAGGGCCGCCGGGTCTTCGACGCCGACCTCAAGACGGACGAGGGCGTCATCGGCGTCTACCAGCTGCTGCACGCCGCCCGGCCCGTCCTGCTCGACCTGTCCGGCCGGGCCGGCCTGGCCGGCGTCGCCGCGGGCTGGGCCGGGCGCGTCGACCTCGTCGCGGCGCGCGCCGAGGAGGAGCTGTGGCCCGTTCCG
- a CDS encoding cytochrome P450, which translates to MRLTPGPARDVDLAGVDLFDLDLYTCGDPHPVWDVMRERAPLHHQVLTDGREFWSVTRYEDVRRVLSDHREFTSERGTVPTHLGTDDPAAGVLMTSTDPPRHTEVRRPLGSKLTARAVQVWEDRIRATVVRFLEPALDGAVFDLAEQALLLPALVTGPLLGIPEKDWEELVRLTAMVTAPSDPHFLLGSEAATLAISHHELLTYVRDWARTHRASGQEDESLLHHLTSVRPGGEALSDEEIALDGYSILLGANVTTPHTVSGTVDALMERPAQYAKAAADPTLVPNLVEEGLRWTSAACNFMRYAVGDVEIAGGTVPAGGAVVAWIGSGNRDASVFPDPHAFDITRAGAKRHGAFGFGPHFCIGAPLARMTLRVFFEELLARFESLEPAGEPQHLRSYFIAGMTHLPLVGKKRRTP; encoded by the coding sequence GTGAGGCTCACGCCGGGTCCCGCGCGCGACGTCGACCTCGCCGGCGTCGACCTGTTCGACCTGGACCTCTACACCTGCGGCGATCCCCACCCGGTCTGGGACGTGATGCGGGAGCGGGCGCCCCTGCACCACCAGGTCCTGACGGACGGCCGGGAGTTCTGGTCGGTGACCCGCTACGAGGACGTCCGCCGGGTCCTGTCCGACCACCGCGAGTTCACCTCCGAACGCGGCACCGTCCCCACCCACCTCGGGACGGACGACCCCGCCGCCGGCGTCCTGATGACCTCCACCGACCCGCCGCGGCACACCGAGGTCCGCCGGCCGCTCGGCTCCAAGCTCACCGCGCGCGCGGTCCAGGTCTGGGAGGACCGGATCCGCGCCACGGTCGTGCGCTTCCTCGAACCCGCCCTGGACGGCGCCGTCTTCGACCTCGCCGAGCAGGCCCTGCTCCTGCCCGCGCTGGTCACCGGCCCGCTGCTCGGCATCCCCGAGAAGGACTGGGAAGAGCTCGTCCGGCTGACCGCCATGGTGACGGCCCCCTCCGACCCGCACTTCCTCCTCGGCAGCGAGGCCGCCACCCTGGCCATCTCCCACCACGAACTCCTCACCTACGTCCGGGACTGGGCCAGGACCCACCGGGCCTCCGGCCAGGAGGACGAGAGCCTGCTCCACCACCTCACGAGCGTCCGCCCGGGCGGCGAGGCGCTGTCCGACGAGGAGATCGCCCTCGACGGCTACAGCATCCTGCTGGGCGCCAACGTCACCACCCCGCACACCGTCTCCGGCACGGTCGACGCGCTCATGGAGCGCCCCGCGCAGTACGCCAAGGCGGCGGCCGACCCGACGCTGGTCCCCAACCTCGTCGAGGAGGGCCTGCGCTGGACCTCGGCCGCCTGCAACTTCATGCGGTACGCGGTGGGCGACGTCGAGATCGCCGGCGGCACCGTCCCGGCCGGCGGCGCGGTCGTGGCCTGGATCGGCTCGGGCAACCGGGACGCCTCCGTCTTCCCCGATCCGCACGCCTTCGACATCACCCGGGCCGGCGCCAAACGCCACGGCGCCTTCGGCTTCGGACCGCACTTCTGCATCGGCGCCCCCCTCGCCCGGATGACCCTGCGCGTCTTCTTCGAGGAACTGCTCGCACGCTTCGAATCCCTCGAACCGGCCGGTGAACCGCAGCACCTGCGGTCGTACTTCATCGCCGGAATGACCCACCTGCCCCTCGTCGGCAAGAAACGGCGGACCCCATGA
- a CDS encoding thioesterase II family protein has translation MTSGTPTAAPAGTAATSPWFVRPPSADAAARLFCFPFSGSGASAFSAWPAAIEGAEVCPVQFPGRENRLAHPHYGTYEELADSLADALAPHLDRPYAVFAHCAGAIPAYETVLRLAERGLPGPRCLFVSGQPAPHDAARDRMLGLTEPQLRAELESFVRGRGLEPRPDMIDLGMFVLLRDHAAAGAYRRTEAAPVDCPVVVLHWRDDTDVSAEDLQGWRRYADRVEFRVVGGGHYGFMDAPGDLLAALSPSSWR, from the coding sequence ATGACCTCCGGCACCCCCACCGCCGCGCCCGCGGGCACCGCCGCCACCTCGCCGTGGTTCGTCCGGCCGCCCTCCGCGGACGCCGCCGCCCGGCTGTTCTGCTTCCCCTTCTCCGGGTCCGGGGCCTCGGCCTTCAGCGCCTGGCCCGCCGCGATCGAGGGCGCCGAGGTCTGCCCGGTGCAGTTCCCCGGCCGCGAGAACCGGCTGGCGCACCCCCACTACGGCACCTACGAGGAGCTTGCCGACAGCCTGGCCGACGCCCTCGCCCCGCACCTCGACCGGCCGTACGCGGTCTTCGCGCACTGCGCGGGGGCGATCCCCGCGTACGAGACCGTGCTGCGCCTCGCCGAGCGCGGCCTGCCCGGCCCGCGGTGCCTGTTCGTGTCGGGCCAGCCCGCCCCGCACGACGCCGCCCGCGACCGGATGCTCGGCCTGACCGAGCCGCAACTGCGCGCCGAACTGGAGTCGTTCGTGCGCGGCCGCGGGCTCGAACCCCGCCCCGACATGATCGACCTGGGCATGTTCGTCCTGCTCCGCGACCACGCCGCCGCCGGCGCCTACCGGCGGACCGAGGCGGCCCCGGTGGACTGCCCCGTCGTCGTCCTGCACTGGCGCGACGACACCGATGTGAGCGCCGAGGACCTGCAGGGGTGGCGCCGGTACGCGGACCGGGTCGAGTTCCGGGTGGTCGGCGGCGGCCACTACGGCTTCATGGACGCGCCCGGGGACCTGCTGGCCGCGCTGTCCCCGTCCTCCTGGCGCTGA